A single window of Triplophysa rosa linkage group LG20, Trosa_1v2, whole genome shotgun sequence DNA harbors:
- the pfkfb4a gene encoding 6-phosphofructo-2-kinase/fructose-2,6-bisphosphatase 4a isoform X2, with product MSLIENSSEQCGNNRPRELTQNPLKKIWVPSCKNGLPRSTKQRKVCMTNCPTLIVTVGLPARGKTYISKKLTRYLNWIDVPTKEFNVGQYRRECVKIYKSFEFFRPDNEEGLKIRKQCALAALNDVRQYLTDEGGQVAVFDATNTTRERRETIFRFAEQNGFKVFFVESVCEDPDVIAENIVQVKLGSPDYTHCDTEEAVADFMKRIKCYENSYEPLDEELDRDLSFIKIIDVGRRYLVNRVQDHIQSRIVYYLMNIHITPRSIFLCRHGESDLNVRGRIGGDSGLSARGKEFAKSLGQFIQSQNIRDLKVWTSQMKRTIQTAEAVGVPYEQWKALNEIDAGVCEELMYEEIQQKYPQEFALRDQDKYRYRYPKGESYEDLVQRLEPVIMELERQENVLVICHQAVMRCLLAYFLDKPADELPYLKCSLHTVLKLTPVAYGCKVESVCLKVEAVNTHRERPTNVDVSRLAEEALLTVPNHQ from the exons ATGAGTTTAATAGAGAATAGCAGCGAGCAATGCGGTAATAATCGACCCCGAGAGCTTACCCAGAACCCTTTAAAGAAAATATGGGTGCCGTCCTGCAAGAACGGCCTCCCGAGGAGCACTAAACAGAGGAAGG TATGTATGACCAACTGCCCCACTCTCATAGTAACTGTGGGTCTACCAGCCAGAGGCAAGACATACATCTCCAAAAAACTGACACGATACCTCAACTGGATTGATGTTCCAACAAAAG AGTTTAATGTTGGGCAGTACAGACGTGAATGTGTGAAGATCTACAAATCCTTCGAGTTCTTTCGGCCAGACAATGAAGAAGGCCTTAAAATCAGGAA ACAATGTGCATTGGCAGCTCTCAATGATGTAAGGCAGTACCTCACAGATGAAGGAGGCCAGGTGGCg GTGTTTGATGCCACAAACACAACAAGAGAACGTAGAGAGACGATCTTCAGATTTGCAGAGCAGAATGGTTTTAAG GTTTTCTTCGTCGAGTCTGTGTGTGAAGACCCAGATGTTATTGCTGAGAACATTGTG CAAGTGAAGCTGGGCAGTCCAGACTACACACACTGTGACACAGAAGAGGCTGTCGCAGACTTCATGAAGAGAATTAAATGTTATGAGAACTCTTATGAGCCGCTGGATGAAGAGCTGGACAG GGATCTCTCCTTCATTAAGATCATTGATGTCGGACGGCGGTACCTTGTGAACCGGGTCCAGGACCACATACAGAGCCGAATAGTGTACTACCTCATGAACATCCACATCACGCCCCGCTCCATCTTCTTGTGCCGGCACGGTGAGAGTGACCTGAATGTCAGAGGTCGAATCGGAGGAGATTCGGGACTTTCGGCCAGGGGAAAGGAG TTTGCTAAGTCTTTGGGCCAGTTTATCCAGTCGCAGAATATCCGTGATTTGAAAGTGTGGACGAGTCAGATGAAGAGGACCATTCAGACAGCAGAAGCTGTGGGTGTGCCATACGAACAATGGAAAGCTCTCAATGAGATAGATGCT gGTGTTTGTGAGGAGCTCATGTATGAAGAGATACAGCAGAAATATCCTCAGGAATTTGCATTACGCGACCAGGACAAATATCGCTATCGCTATCCCAAAGGAGAG TCCTATGAAGACTTGGTCCAGCGGTTAGAACCCGTCATCATGGAGTTGGAGCGTCAGGAAAACGTTCTGGTTATCTGTCATCAAGCTGTCATGAGATGTCTGCTGGCGTACTTTCTGGACAAACCTGCAG ATGAACTTCCTTACCTGAAATGCTCTCTTCATACAGTTTTAAAGTTAACACCAGTGGCCTACG GTTGTAAAGTGGAGTCAGTCTGTTTAAAAGTGGAAGCAGTGAatacacacagagaaagaccaACG AACGTAGATGTGTCACGGCTGGCAGAAGAGGCTTTGTTAACAGTGCCAAATCATCAATGA
- the pfkfb4a gene encoding 6-phosphofructo-2-kinase/fructose-2,6-bisphosphatase 4a isoform X1, giving the protein MSLIENSSEQCGNNRPRELTQNPLKKIWVPSCKNGLPRSTKQRKVCMTNCPTLIVTVGLPARGKTYISKKLTRYLNWIDVPTKEFNVGQYRRECVKIYKSFEFFRPDNEEGLKIRKQCALAALNDVRQYLTDEGGQVAVFDATNTTRERRETIFRFAEQNGFKVFFVESVCEDPDVIAENIVQVKLGSPDYTHCDTEEAVADFMKRIKCYENSYEPLDEELDRDLSFIKIIDVGRRYLVNRVQDHIQSRIVYYLMNIHITPRSIFLCRHGESDLNVRGRIGGDSGLSARGKEFAKSLGQFIQSQNIRDLKVWTSQMKRTIQTAEAVGVPYEQWKALNEIDAGVCEELMYEEIQQKYPQEFALRDQDKYRYRYPKGESYEDLVQRLEPVIMELERQENVLVICHQAVMRCLLAYFLDKPADELPYLKCSLHTVLKLTPVAYGCKVESVCLKVEAVNTHRERPTNVNVHRTADDALQTVPPHL; this is encoded by the exons ATGAGTTTAATAGAGAATAGCAGCGAGCAATGCGGTAATAATCGACCCCGAGAGCTTACCCAGAACCCTTTAAAGAAAATATGGGTGCCGTCCTGCAAGAACGGCCTCCCGAGGAGCACTAAACAGAGGAAGG TATGTATGACCAACTGCCCCACTCTCATAGTAACTGTGGGTCTACCAGCCAGAGGCAAGACATACATCTCCAAAAAACTGACACGATACCTCAACTGGATTGATGTTCCAACAAAAG AGTTTAATGTTGGGCAGTACAGACGTGAATGTGTGAAGATCTACAAATCCTTCGAGTTCTTTCGGCCAGACAATGAAGAAGGCCTTAAAATCAGGAA ACAATGTGCATTGGCAGCTCTCAATGATGTAAGGCAGTACCTCACAGATGAAGGAGGCCAGGTGGCg GTGTTTGATGCCACAAACACAACAAGAGAACGTAGAGAGACGATCTTCAGATTTGCAGAGCAGAATGGTTTTAAG GTTTTCTTCGTCGAGTCTGTGTGTGAAGACCCAGATGTTATTGCTGAGAACATTGTG CAAGTGAAGCTGGGCAGTCCAGACTACACACACTGTGACACAGAAGAGGCTGTCGCAGACTTCATGAAGAGAATTAAATGTTATGAGAACTCTTATGAGCCGCTGGATGAAGAGCTGGACAG GGATCTCTCCTTCATTAAGATCATTGATGTCGGACGGCGGTACCTTGTGAACCGGGTCCAGGACCACATACAGAGCCGAATAGTGTACTACCTCATGAACATCCACATCACGCCCCGCTCCATCTTCTTGTGCCGGCACGGTGAGAGTGACCTGAATGTCAGAGGTCGAATCGGAGGAGATTCGGGACTTTCGGCCAGGGGAAAGGAG TTTGCTAAGTCTTTGGGCCAGTTTATCCAGTCGCAGAATATCCGTGATTTGAAAGTGTGGACGAGTCAGATGAAGAGGACCATTCAGACAGCAGAAGCTGTGGGTGTGCCATACGAACAATGGAAAGCTCTCAATGAGATAGATGCT gGTGTTTGTGAGGAGCTCATGTATGAAGAGATACAGCAGAAATATCCTCAGGAATTTGCATTACGCGACCAGGACAAATATCGCTATCGCTATCCCAAAGGAGAG TCCTATGAAGACTTGGTCCAGCGGTTAGAACCCGTCATCATGGAGTTGGAGCGTCAGGAAAACGTTCTGGTTATCTGTCATCAAGCTGTCATGAGATGTCTGCTGGCGTACTTTCTGGACAAACCTGCAG ATGAACTTCCTTACCTGAAATGCTCTCTTCATACAGTTTTAAAGTTAACACCAGTGGCCTACG GTTGTAAAGTGGAGTCAGTCTGTTTAAAAGTGGAAGCAGTGAatacacacagagaaagaccaACG
- the pfkfb4a gene encoding 6-phosphofructo-2-kinase/fructose-2,6-bisphosphatase 4a isoform X3 encodes MRGAGRSKNAQIADTRVCMTNCPTLIVTVGLPARGKTYISKKLTRYLNWIDVPTKEFNVGQYRRECVKIYKSFEFFRPDNEEGLKIRKQCALAALNDVRQYLTDEGGQVAVFDATNTTRERRETIFRFAEQNGFKVFFVESVCEDPDVIAENIVQVKLGSPDYTHCDTEEAVADFMKRIKCYENSYEPLDEELDRDLSFIKIIDVGRRYLVNRVQDHIQSRIVYYLMNIHITPRSIFLCRHGESDLNVRGRIGGDSGLSARGKEFAKSLGQFIQSQNIRDLKVWTSQMKRTIQTAEAVGVPYEQWKALNEIDAGVCEELMYEEIQQKYPQEFALRDQDKYRYRYPKGESYEDLVQRLEPVIMELERQENVLVICHQAVMRCLLAYFLDKPADELPYLKCSLHTVLKLTPVAYGCKVESVCLKVEAVNTHRERPTNVNVHRTADDALQTVPPHL; translated from the exons ATGAGGGGTGCTGGCAGGTCCAAAAACGCGCAGATTGCGGATACGAGGG TATGTATGACCAACTGCCCCACTCTCATAGTAACTGTGGGTCTACCAGCCAGAGGCAAGACATACATCTCCAAAAAACTGACACGATACCTCAACTGGATTGATGTTCCAACAAAAG AGTTTAATGTTGGGCAGTACAGACGTGAATGTGTGAAGATCTACAAATCCTTCGAGTTCTTTCGGCCAGACAATGAAGAAGGCCTTAAAATCAGGAA ACAATGTGCATTGGCAGCTCTCAATGATGTAAGGCAGTACCTCACAGATGAAGGAGGCCAGGTGGCg GTGTTTGATGCCACAAACACAACAAGAGAACGTAGAGAGACGATCTTCAGATTTGCAGAGCAGAATGGTTTTAAG GTTTTCTTCGTCGAGTCTGTGTGTGAAGACCCAGATGTTATTGCTGAGAACATTGTG CAAGTGAAGCTGGGCAGTCCAGACTACACACACTGTGACACAGAAGAGGCTGTCGCAGACTTCATGAAGAGAATTAAATGTTATGAGAACTCTTATGAGCCGCTGGATGAAGAGCTGGACAG GGATCTCTCCTTCATTAAGATCATTGATGTCGGACGGCGGTACCTTGTGAACCGGGTCCAGGACCACATACAGAGCCGAATAGTGTACTACCTCATGAACATCCACATCACGCCCCGCTCCATCTTCTTGTGCCGGCACGGTGAGAGTGACCTGAATGTCAGAGGTCGAATCGGAGGAGATTCGGGACTTTCGGCCAGGGGAAAGGAG TTTGCTAAGTCTTTGGGCCAGTTTATCCAGTCGCAGAATATCCGTGATTTGAAAGTGTGGACGAGTCAGATGAAGAGGACCATTCAGACAGCAGAAGCTGTGGGTGTGCCATACGAACAATGGAAAGCTCTCAATGAGATAGATGCT gGTGTTTGTGAGGAGCTCATGTATGAAGAGATACAGCAGAAATATCCTCAGGAATTTGCATTACGCGACCAGGACAAATATCGCTATCGCTATCCCAAAGGAGAG TCCTATGAAGACTTGGTCCAGCGGTTAGAACCCGTCATCATGGAGTTGGAGCGTCAGGAAAACGTTCTGGTTATCTGTCATCAAGCTGTCATGAGATGTCTGCTGGCGTACTTTCTGGACAAACCTGCAG ATGAACTTCCTTACCTGAAATGCTCTCTTCATACAGTTTTAAAGTTAACACCAGTGGCCTACG GTTGTAAAGTGGAGTCAGTCTGTTTAAAAGTGGAAGCAGTGAatacacacagagaaagaccaACG